In Bradyrhizobium sp. 170, the DNA window TGCTTCAGGCACTCGCGATCCGCGCGGCAGCGCTCGCCCAATTGGGACGAACTTCGGAGGCGGCAACGGCGGCCGAGGCTCTGCTCAGCAACTATCCCGGCCTCACTGTCGAACGGCATTTACGGAACTTCCACTGGAAGATGCCTGAGGACCTCGCCCATTACCGTGACGGCCTTGTGAAGGCCGGCATCCCCTTCAGTAGATTGACCCTCGTCGAATCCTCTCCAAGGCTTGCCGCAGATTCCTGAGCGTGTGTAAGCCGGTCGGTTGACACGGCGTTGGATTCCGCCAAACTTGCCTACACGCTGAAGTAGCGCGCCGCCGAACTCCCTTTTCAGAACCATCATCCGCTGCGCGGCGGGTACAGGCCATTTTTCATATTCGGCGCCTTTTAAGGATTTGAACCATGTCAGACGACCGCATTGCCACGGCCCCGGGCGCTGCGCCTGCCGGGCAGATTCCCGTTTCACCCAATAACCCATGCCCGTTTTTGCGCGCGCTGGTCGCCAACGGATATGTCGGCGGCCACGACGTTCCGCTCGAAAAGCTCACCGAAATGATCGGCCTCGCAAGCGGCGAAACCGGCTCGGCCCAAAAGAATGTGCGGATGAAAACCTGGCTGGTCGCCGTCATTGCGAACGGTCTCGGGCCGCTGCGCGTGCTGAAAAGCGCAACCTCCGGCGCGGTGCTCGACGAACTGCGCGATGGCCCTCTCGACAAGCACGGCGGCGGTTCGCGCATTCTCGACGTCGATGCGAAGGTTCATGAGGACGAAATCGCCCGGCTCGCCGGCTTCGGCAAGGACTACAAGGATCCTTCAGGGGGCGTAGAGCGCGGGCTGACGGCGAAAGAGATCGACACCTTCATGAAGGCCAATATCAAGCGCGACGGCGATGCCGCGCACTGGTACTACCCCATGCTCATGAAGGGCGAATGGCCTGTGCTGCTGAAAATCCTCGGCAAGGGCGAAGGCGAGGCGCGCTATCTCAGCGTCGCCGAAGTCAGGACGCTGTTCGTCGAACGCCGGCTGCCCGAGCGGATCACCGCTCGGCTGCCGAAGCCTTCGGCTGGAAGATAACTGCCGAAGGTGCGTCCGGCCACGCATTCACTACGGCTTCGGCTCGTAGCCCGGAACCCATTTTTCATGCTGGGGCAAGTCGTCCTGAATCGTCCACCAGGGCACACGCGACGACGTAAATACGTGCAGGCGCGGCCGAACCTTGGGATCGTCGTCGAACAAACCGGCGGGGATACTGACCGTCTCCAGATAACTTGCCTTGCCTGGCGTCAGGCAGCCGCAGATCTTGCAACGATACCGGAAACTGCCGGGCGCGGATTCATAGCGCACGGTCATGTCCTCGCCGGCCAAAAATCGGAACTTGTCGACTTCGACATGAGCGTACGTTGCGAATGCCGCGCCGGTAAGCTTGCGGCAATTGGCACAATGGCAGTGTGTGATCGATCGTACCTCATCGACTTCAAACCTGACGGCACCGCACAGGCAGCTTCCACGAATCATGACGGCATTCTCCAGACCCGAAGTATCGCCGGCGCCGTTCGCGTCCGATTGAACCGGATCAAATCACGGCAAGCAACTATTTGAACAGCGGCGTGCCCGGCACGAAGGCGTCGAATGCCGCCCAGAACTGCCCGCGGTAGCGGTCCTGCTCCTGCAGGATCTCGTGCCTGGAGCCCGCGATCACCAGATGCGAACCGGCGCGCAGGTGATAGGCGAACTCCTCGATCGCGGCGGTGGAAACGATGGTGTCGTTGCTGGCGGCCAGCATCAGGATCGGCTGGCGGATTTCGGACGGGTAGTTCATGCCACGAAAGGTGTTCATCGCCCTGAACGCGGTATCGGCCCACGCCACCGTCGGCGAGCCGATGCCCAGCGTCGGATCTTCTTCCAGGATCGCGGCGTTGCGGGCGTAGCGCACGGGATCGCTGGTGAAGGGGTTGTTGATGAAGGATTCCGTTCCGGTCAGCGCGTCGCTGCCGCCGGGCACGTAGCGGCCGCCCTGCCCCATCAGCCGCATGACCCGCAGCAACGCCCGCGACGGAAGCGCCGTCCTGCGCCCCGGCAGGTCGATCATCGGCGCCGACAGCACCATGCGGTCGAACCAGCGTTTTCCCGCACGCGCCACCCGCAGCATGACCGCCCCGCCCATTGAATGCGCCAGCGCGAAATAGGGCGGCGGGCAATCCGGCAGCACCACCTGCTGCACGAAGGTTTCGACGTCGACCTCGAAATCGGAGAAGTCGCGGACATAGCCCTTGCGCGGATCGCGCAGGCGGCGCGAGGAATGCCCCTGGCCGCGCCAGTCGATCATCGCCACCGCAAATCCGCGATCGCGCAAGTCCCGCACCGTCTCGAAATACTTTTCGATCTGCTCGCTGCGCCCGGTGAAGACGCAGACCGTGCCCTTGCGCCCCGCCGGCGGCGCCCAGCGCGCGAACCGCAATTCCGCGCCATCGGGCGTCTTGATGGTACCTGAGACGACGTCCTCCGGAACCGGATTGGCGGGGATGGAGACAAGCGTCATGAGGAGGAACCGGCTAGGTGAAAAGGGCTTGAAATCAAGGCGGGGGCGCCAAAAAGGGGCTGGTTTCGCCCCTCTTGAACGCCGTTTCACCCCTCCCATATCATTTCTGTGCAGGCCGCTACCAGTGTTTCGGAACCGAAACCCAACGCTCCAAAACCCTGAGGCTGCACAAGTGCGAAAGCCCGGCCCGATGGCGGGCGGGTTACTTGAAACAGTCGCTCAATGGAGGACTACCCTATGCGTACCTACGATCTCACTCCGTTCTATCGTTCCACCGTCGGCTTCGACCGCTTCTTCAACCTGCTCGATCAGGTGACGTCAGACGGCAGCCCCGGTTATCCCCCCTACAATATCGAGCGCACCGGCGAGAACGCCTACCGCATCAGCGTTGCGGTCTCCGGCTTCTCGCAAGGCGAGCTTTCGATCGTCGCGAAGGAAAACACGCTGACGATCAAGGGTGAGAAAACCGCCAACGAGAACGGCAAGGACAATGCCGAAGTGCTCTACCGCGGCATCGCCGCGCGTGCCTTCGAGCGCATCTTCCAGCTTGCCGATTTCGTGCAGGTGAAGAACGCCTCGCTCGAGAACGGCCTGCTCCACGTCGATCTCGTCCGCGAGATCCCCGAGGCCAAGAAGCCGCGCAGCATTCCGATCAATTCCGGCGCGCAGGCCCCGCAAGTGGTCGACGCTTCGGTCGCCGCGTAAGGCGGTCAAGTTTTCGGCCGGGATTGGCTGACTGCGAAAACGCCCCGGGAAACCGGGGCGTTTTTTTGCGCGCATTCCTGACCCGCAATTTTGAAGGCCTCACGCGGCTCACGTCGCCGTGAGGTTGGGTAACGATGCCGGCGCTCTCCTCGAATTTCGAACTGAAGCGGGCGAGCCGCTTATCAGGCCGATCATGGAGCAGACCGATGAGCATCTTACGAACACTGACAATCGTTGCCGGCGTCCTTGCGGGATCGCTCGGCGTGCAAGCCGCGCCGGCGCTGGCCGCTGACCCCGTCAAGGCGAAGAATGTCGTGCTGGTGCACGGCGCGTGGGCCGACGGATCAAGCTGGTCGCAGGTTATTCCAAAGCTTCAGGCGGCGGGCCTTCACGTCACTGCCGTGCAGAATCCGCTGACCTCGCTGGCAGATTCCGTTGCCGAGACACGCCGCGTTTTGGCGCAACAGGACGGCCCGACGGTGCTGGTGGCGCATTCCTGGGGCGGCACCGTGATCAGCGAAGTCGGCACCGACCCGAAGGTCACGGGGCTGGTCTATGTCGCCGCGCGCGCGCCTGATGCGGGCGAGGATTTCGTCGCACTTTCGCAGAAGTTTCCGGCAGGCCCCGCGCGAGCCGGCGTCCAGGAGCATGACGGTTTCACCAAATTATCCGAGGACGCCTTCCTGAAATATTTCGCCAATGGCGTCGATCCGACGACCGCGAAAGTCCTCTATGCCGTGCAATGGCCGACCGCGGCTTCAATCTTCACCGGCCGCACCACCGCGGCCGCCTGGCGCAGCAAGCCGAGCTGGTACGCGGTGTCGAAGCTCGACTACACCATCAATCCCGACCTCGAGCGATTTCTGGCCAAGCGCATGAACGCGACGACGGTCGAACTGGAGGCCGGTCACCTGTCGCTGGTCTCGCAGCCCGACAAGGTCGCCGACCTGATCCTGGCCGCCGCAGGTCAGCGCGAATAGCTCGCCCCAATGAAAACGCCCCGGGAAGACCGGGGCGTTTTTTGGTTCGTAGCCCGGATGGAGCGCAGCGCAATCCGGGACCCTTGCTCGCGGATAAAGTCACCCCGGATTACGCTTCGCTACATCCGGGCTACGGTGCTTCACTCCAGCCCCTGCATCGTGGGCATGTCCTGGGTCGGTGCAATCTGCGGCGCGGGCTTGGCTGGAACCGAGCCTGTTGTCACCGGGGCGGCCGCCGGCACCTCGGCCGGCTTCGGCGCAGGTGCTGCCGCCTGCTTGATCGGCGCCGGCACGGGCGCGGGTCTGGCGGCAAGCGGCTTTGCCTTCGGCACCGGCACGGTACGGCTCGCAACATGAGGGGCTGGCTGTGACGGCCGCGGCGCAGCCTCGACATGGGTCGGCGCATGCGCCTGCGGCGGTGGAGCCGCAGAGGGTCCACCGAGGGCGCTCTGATCCTCGTAGTAATTGTCACCCATCCCGCGGGCCGGCATGAAACGGATAATCCGGCCGTTGCGCGCGTCGATCACCAGCCGGCCATCCTCGCCACCGCGGTCGATCACCGCAATCGTGTAGACGAAGCCGCGCAGCCTCGGGATGCCGAGCGGCGAGAATCCGTTGTCGCGCAGCACGGAGTAGACTTCCGTCGACGGCAACAAGCCGGGGCCAGGGCCGTATCCGTGCTGCGGCCCGGGTGCATAGTGTGGGCCGGGTAGGTATTGCGGTCCGGGAACCTCGCGCGGTGCCACCGCATAAGGCGCGTCGACATCCGATGCCGCCGTGTAAGGCCCTCGCACCTGCGCCTGCGCGCCGCCCGCCAGAAGGACCAGTCCCGCCGCCAAAGATCCCGTGAAAAACTTCATCACCGAAAGCTCCTGTAAGCCCCGCAGCCGCCGGCCCGAGCGGGAGCATTTTCGCGCCCTCGCCTGCCGGCCCGGGCCAATATTTCATTGCGAAATCCGGCGGTCCTTGGGCCGGATCGGGGCGCCGCTGCCGCAAACCCGCGCCGGCGGTTTTTTCCCCCGCCGCCAAGCGCCAATCCGCATGCGGGCGAGGACTTTCACGCGCTTGTGTGATAGACAAAAATTTGGCATGGTCGGAGTTAGGACAGTATCACTGTCTCAATTGCGGGGCGGTCCCGGCACAGGGATTGCAACGAAACCGTGGCGCCACGAGCTCCAGGGCAGTGCAGGCAAGGCCGTTCCTCAGGGACGTTGAACGCCCAGGCCTGAATTTAAGAAATTGCGGCTCGCGGAGGACGAGCGGTGGCCCGGTGGGTGCCGCAAGCGTCCAAGGTGCGCCGACGATGCGGTGAGGCCCTTAGCCTTTTTTGAGAGGAATGAGATGAGCGGGTCGGAATTCGAGCGCGAAAACATCGTGGCAGAAGCACTGTCGGCGACCGCGGCCTCGAAACCGGCCGACACTATGCTTGAAGATTCTCCGCGCGAGCACAGCTGGCGCCCGCCGGCCGAGGGCATGTACGACCTCTCGATGGAGAAGGATTCCTGCGGCGTCGGCTTCATCGCCAACATCAAGGGCAAGAAGTCGCATCAGATCGTCTCCGACGCGATCAGCATTCTCTGCAACCTCGAACATCGCGGCGCGGTCGGCGCCGATCCGCGCGCCGGCGACGGCGCCGGCATTCTGGTGCAGATCCCGCACGCCTTCTTCGCGCGCAAGGCCGCGGCACTCGGCTTCAAGCTGCCGGCGCCCGGCCAATACGCCATCGGCTCACTGTTCATGCCAAAGGAGACGGCGTGGCGAAAGGTGATCCAGAGCATCATCGCCGAACAGATCAAGGAAGAGGGCCTCGTGCTGCTCGGCTGGCGCGACGTGCCGTCCGACAACTCCTCGCTCGGCGAAACCGTCAAGCCGACCGAGCCCTACCACATGCAGGTGTTCATCGGCCGCAACGGCACGGCGAAGACCGAGGACGAGTTCGAGCGCAGGCTCTACATCCTGCGCAAGTCGATCTCGCAGGCGATCTATCAGCGCCGTGACCGCGGCCTGGCCGGCTATTACCCGGTCTCCCTGTCGTGCCGCACCGTGATCTACAAGGGCATGTTCCTCGCCGACCAGCTCGGCAAGTACTATCCCGATTTGCACGAAGCGGATTTCGACAGCGCGCTGGCGCTGGTGCATCAGCGCTTCTCGACCAACACCTTCCCGACCTGGTCGCTGGCGCATCCGTACCGGATGATCGCCCACAACGGCGAAATCAACACGCTGCGCGGCAACGTCAACTGGATGGCGGCACGCCAGGCCTCCGTGCATTCGGAGCTCTACGGCAAGGACATCAGCCGTCTCTGGCCGATCTCCTATGAAGGCCAGAGCGACACCGCCTGCTTCGACAACGCGCTCGAATTCCTGGTGCAGGGTGGCTACTCGATGCCGCACGCCGTCATGATGATGATTCCGGAAGCGTGGGCCGGCAATCCCCTGATGGATGAGCAGCGCCGCGCCTTCTACGAATATCACGCCGCCCTGATGGAGCCGTGGGACGGCCCCGCCGCGATCGCCTTTACCGACGGCCGACAGATCGGCGCCACGCTCGACCGCAACGGGCTTCGGCCGGCGCGCTATCTCGTCACCAAGGACGACCGGATCGTGATGGCGTCCGAAATGGGCGTGCTGAAGATCCCCGAGGACCAGATCGTCACCAAGTGGCGGCTGCAGCCCGGCAAGATGCTGCTGGTCGACCTCGAACAGGGACGCCTGATTCCCGACGACGAGATCAAGGCGACGCTGGCCAAGAGCCATCCCTACAGCGACTGGCTGCATCGCACCCAGCTCGTGCTGGAGGAATTGCCCGACGCGCCCGTCAAGGGCATGCGCTCGAACCTGCCGCTGCTCGACCGGCAGCAGGCGTTCGGCTATTCGCAGGAAGACATCAGCATCCTGATGACGCCGATGGCGGCCACCGGCGAAGAAGCCGCGGGCTCGATGGGCAACGACACGCCGATCTCGGCGCTGTCGGACCGGCCGAAGCCGCTCTTCACCTACTTCAAGCAGAATTTCGCGCAGGTCACCAACCCGCCGATCGATCCGATCCGCGAGGAACTGGTGATGAGCCTCGTCTCGATCATCGGGCCGCGGCCGAACCTGTTCGACCTGCAGGGCATGGCCTCGACCAAGCGGCTCGAAGTCCGCCAGCCGATCCTGACCGATGCCGACCTGGAAAAGATCCGCTCGATCTCCGATGTCGCGGACACCCATTTCAAGTCGCGCACGCTCGACACCACCTTCCATGCCGGCTTCGGCGCGGCGGGAATGGAGCAGGTGCTCGACGAATTGTGCGCGCGCGCCGAAGGTGCGGTGCGCGAAGGCGTCAACATCATCATCCTGTCGGACCGGATGGCGGGCTCGGACCGGATTCCGATCCCCTCGCTGTTGGCCTGCGCCGCCGTGCATCATCATCTGATCCGCACGGGATTGCGCACCTCGGTCGGCATCGTCGTCGAATCAGGCGAGCCGCGCGAAGTGCATCATTTCGCGTGCCTGGCCGGTTACGGCGCCGAGGCGATCAATCCGTATCTCGCCTTCGAGACCATCATCGCGATGAAGGACCGCCTGCCGGGCGCGCTCGATGACTATGAAATCGTCAAGCGCTACATCAAGTCGATCGGCAAGGGTCTGCTGAAGGTGATGTCCAAGATGGGCATCTCGACCTACCAGTCCTATTGCGGCGCGCAGATTTTTGACGCCGTCGGGCTGAAGGCGGATTTCGTCTCCAAGTACTTTGCCGGCACCCATACCCGGATCGAAGGCGTCGGCCTTGCCGAGATCGCCGAGGAAACCGCGCGCCGCCATACGGATGCGTTCGGCGATGCGCAGGTCTACAAGACCGCGCTCGATGTCGGCGGCGAATATGCCTACCGCACCCGCGGCGAGGATCACGCCTGGACCGCAGAGTCCGTCTCGACGCTGCAGCACGCCGTGCGCGGCAATTCGCACGAGCGCTACCGGGCGTTTGCGAAGATCCTCAACGAGCAATCCGAGCGGCTGCTGACGCTGCGCGGCCTGTTCCGGCTCAAGACCGCCGACGACGAGAAGCGCAAGCCCGTGAAGCTCGACCAGGTCGAGCCGGCCGCCGAAATCGTCAAGCGCTTCGCCACGGGCGCCATGTCGTTCGGCTCGATCTCGCGCGAGGCGCATACGACGCTGGCGATCGCCATGAACCGGATCGGCGGCAAGTCCAACACCGGCGAAGGCGGTGAAGAATCCGATCGCTTCAAGCCGCTGCCGAACGGCGACAGCATGCGCTCGGCGATCAAGCAGGTCGCCTCGGGCCGTTTCGGCGTGACGACGGAATATCTCGTCAACTCAGACATGATGCAGATCAAGATGGCGCAGGGCGCCAAGCCCGGCGAAGGCGGACAGTTGCCCGGCCACAAGGTCGACGCGACCATTGCACGCGTGCGGCATTCGACGCCCGGCGTCGGTCTCATTTCGCCGCCGCCGCATCACGACATCTATTCGATCGAGGATCTGGCGCAGCTGATCTACGACCTCAAGAACGTCAATCCGGACGGACAGGTCTCGGTCAAGCTGGTGTCCGAAATCGGCGTCGGCACCGTGGCCGCGGGCGTTGCCAAGGCGCGCGCCGACCACGTCACCATCGCGGGCTTCGAGGGCGGCACCGGCGCGTCCCCCCTCACCTCGATCAAGCACGCGGGTTCGCCGTGGGAAATCGGCCTTGCCGAAACCCACCAGACGCTGGTGCGCGAGCGGCTGCGCAGCCGCATCGTGGTCCAGGTCGACGGCGGTTTCCGCACCGGACGCGACGTCGTGATCGGCGCGCTGCTGGGTGCCGATGAATTCGGCTTCGCCACCGCGCCTTTGATCGCGGCCGGCTGCATCATGATGCGCAAGTGCCACCTCAACACCTGCCCGGTTGGCGTCGCGACGCAGGACCCGGTGCTGCGCAAGCGCTTCACCGGCCAGCCCGAGCACGTCATCAACTACTTCTTCTTCGTGGCAGAAGAGGTGCGCGAGATCATGGCGCAGCTCGGCTACAAGAAGTTCGACGAGATGGTCGGCCAGACCCAGATGCTCGACCAGTCCACGCTGGTGGCGCACTGGAAGGCCAAGGGGCTCGACTTCTCAAAGCTGTTCGTGCGGCAGAAGGAACTGCCCGGCCAGAAGATCTATCACGCCGAGGCCCAGAACCATCATCTGGAGAAGGTGCTCGACCGCCGCCTGATCGAGAAGGCGCAGGCCGCGCTCGATCGCGGTGCGCCGGTCAAGATCGAGGAAGAGATCAACAACACCGACCGCTCCGCCGGCGCGATGCTGTCCGGGGCCGTTGCAAGGATCTACGGCCATGCCGGGCTGCCGCATGACACCATTCAGGTCAGCCTGAAGGGCACCGCGGGCCAGGCGTTCGGCGCGTGGCTGACGCGCGGCGTCACCTTCGATCTCGAAGGTGAAGGCAACGACTATGTCGGCAAGGGCCTTTCCGGCGGCCGCATCATCGTGAAGCCGCCGCGGAATTCCGGCATCGTGCCGGAAGAATCGATCA includes these proteins:
- a CDS encoding GFA family protein — its product is MIRGSCLCGAVRFEVDEVRSITHCHCANCRKLTGAAFATYAHVEVDKFRFLAGEDMTVRYESAPGSFRYRCKICGCLTPGKASYLETVSIPAGLFDDDPKVRPRLHVFTSSRVPWWTIQDDLPQHEKWVPGYEPKP
- a CDS encoding alpha/beta hydrolase, which codes for MTLVSIPANPVPEDVVSGTIKTPDGAELRFARWAPPAGRKGTVCVFTGRSEQIEKYFETVRDLRDRGFAVAMIDWRGQGHSSRRLRDPRKGYVRDFSDFEVDVETFVQQVVLPDCPPPYFALAHSMGGAVMLRVARAGKRWFDRMVLSAPMIDLPGRRTALPSRALLRVMRLMGQGGRYVPGGSDALTGTESFINNPFTSDPVRYARNAAILEEDPTLGIGSPTVAWADTAFRAMNTFRGMNYPSEIRQPILMLAASNDTIVSTAAIEEFAYHLRAGSHLVIAGSRHEILQEQDRYRGQFWAAFDAFVPGTPLFK
- a CDS encoding Hsp20 family protein; protein product: MRTYDLTPFYRSTVGFDRFFNLLDQVTSDGSPGYPPYNIERTGENAYRISVAVSGFSQGELSIVAKENTLTIKGEKTANENGKDNAEVLYRGIAARAFERIFQLADFVQVKNASLENGLLHVDLVREIPEAKKPRSIPINSGAQAPQVVDASVAA
- a CDS encoding alpha/beta hydrolase: MSILRTLTIVAGVLAGSLGVQAAPALAADPVKAKNVVLVHGAWADGSSWSQVIPKLQAAGLHVTAVQNPLTSLADSVAETRRVLAQQDGPTVLVAHSWGGTVISEVGTDPKVTGLVYVAARAPDAGEDFVALSQKFPAGPARAGVQEHDGFTKLSEDAFLKYFANGVDPTTAKVLYAVQWPTAASIFTGRTTAAAWRSKPSWYAVSKLDYTINPDLERFLAKRMNATTVELEAGHLSLVSQPDKVADLILAAAGQRE
- the gltB gene encoding glutamate synthase large subunit — translated: MSGSEFERENIVAEALSATAASKPADTMLEDSPREHSWRPPAEGMYDLSMEKDSCGVGFIANIKGKKSHQIVSDAISILCNLEHRGAVGADPRAGDGAGILVQIPHAFFARKAAALGFKLPAPGQYAIGSLFMPKETAWRKVIQSIIAEQIKEEGLVLLGWRDVPSDNSSLGETVKPTEPYHMQVFIGRNGTAKTEDEFERRLYILRKSISQAIYQRRDRGLAGYYPVSLSCRTVIYKGMFLADQLGKYYPDLHEADFDSALALVHQRFSTNTFPTWSLAHPYRMIAHNGEINTLRGNVNWMAARQASVHSELYGKDISRLWPISYEGQSDTACFDNALEFLVQGGYSMPHAVMMMIPEAWAGNPLMDEQRRAFYEYHAALMEPWDGPAAIAFTDGRQIGATLDRNGLRPARYLVTKDDRIVMASEMGVLKIPEDQIVTKWRLQPGKMLLVDLEQGRLIPDDEIKATLAKSHPYSDWLHRTQLVLEELPDAPVKGMRSNLPLLDRQQAFGYSQEDISILMTPMAATGEEAAGSMGNDTPISALSDRPKPLFTYFKQNFAQVTNPPIDPIREELVMSLVSIIGPRPNLFDLQGMASTKRLEVRQPILTDADLEKIRSISDVADTHFKSRTLDTTFHAGFGAAGMEQVLDELCARAEGAVREGVNIIILSDRMAGSDRIPIPSLLACAAVHHHLIRTGLRTSVGIVVESGEPREVHHFACLAGYGAEAINPYLAFETIIAMKDRLPGALDDYEIVKRYIKSIGKGLLKVMSKMGISTYQSYCGAQIFDAVGLKADFVSKYFAGTHTRIEGVGLAEIAEETARRHTDAFGDAQVYKTALDVGGEYAYRTRGEDHAWTAESVSTLQHAVRGNSHERYRAFAKILNEQSERLLTLRGLFRLKTADDEKRKPVKLDQVEPAAEIVKRFATGAMSFGSISREAHTTLAIAMNRIGGKSNTGEGGEESDRFKPLPNGDSMRSAIKQVASGRFGVTTEYLVNSDMMQIKMAQGAKPGEGGQLPGHKVDATIARVRHSTPGVGLISPPPHHDIYSIEDLAQLIYDLKNVNPDGQVSVKLVSEIGVGTVAAGVAKARADHVTIAGFEGGTGASPLTSIKHAGSPWEIGLAETHQTLVRERLRSRIVVQVDGGFRTGRDVVIGALLGADEFGFATAPLIAAGCIMMRKCHLNTCPVGVATQDPVLRKRFTGQPEHVINYFFFVAEEVREIMAQLGYKKFDEMVGQTQMLDQSTLVAHWKAKGLDFSKLFVRQKELPGQKIYHAEAQNHHLEKVLDRRLIEKAQAALDRGAPVKIEEEINNTDRSAGAMLSGAVARIYGHAGLPHDTIQVSLKGTAGQAFGAWLTRGVTFDLEGEGNDYVGKGLSGGRIIVKPPRNSGIVPEESIIVGNTVMYGAIEGECYFRGIAGERFAVRNSGAIAVVEGAGDHCCEYMTGGIVVVLGKTGRNFAAGMSGGVAYVLDEAGDFEKLCNLAMVELEPVLSEELINAGTYNHSGDLEAHGRVDVFANLLESDIERLHILITRHAKLTGSKKAAEILADWKTWLLKFRKVMPVEYRRALKELKANADAEPKIAIGA